A DNA window from uncultured Methanoregula sp. contains the following coding sequences:
- the cas1 gene encoding CRISPR-associated endonuclease Cas1, with product MTNFSWLPVTGFGAHIKSTRHQLIVQKKKTTDTYPLGSFNHLLVVGGHTINSATISQLIRHGVYISFFEADGTPVGTLQPFGDPLPAELHLLQQNIPRQRYAIAIAEGAIRSRLLMITRAQEEHSINLFYEGELDFLKNAKDELRYLIKLDEIRRLHRMTSDMYYEIMSRDIPHELCFKRRTERPHVDPVNAMLSFGYSMLFGTCYVSVLGAFLDPDIGLLHEGKGTLVQDLIEPLKAELVDRVVFQIAKKTLNASDYEVTADRCILSEDITRELIDHFYTGINAETINEYISGFCDSLKTNTEFRVPY from the coding sequence GTGACGAATTTTTCCTGGCTGCCGGTCACCGGATTTGGCGCCCATATAAAATCTACCCGGCATCAACTCATAGTACAGAAAAAAAAGACAACCGACACGTATCCCCTCGGGTCCTTTAACCATCTCCTCGTAGTAGGTGGGCATACGATCAACTCCGCAACAATATCACAGCTCATCAGGCATGGTGTGTACATCTCGTTTTTTGAGGCGGACGGTACACCGGTTGGGACTCTACAGCCGTTTGGAGATCCTCTGCCGGCCGAACTGCATCTTCTGCAACAGAATATCCCCCGGCAACGGTATGCCATAGCGATAGCCGAGGGGGCTATCCGGTCCCGGCTGCTGATGATAACGCGGGCTCAGGAAGAGCATAGTATCAACCTGTTTTATGAAGGGGAACTGGATTTTTTGAAAAATGCCAAGGATGAACTCAGGTATCTTATCAAACTGGATGAGATCCGACGCCTGCACCGCATGACTTCCGATATGTATTATGAGATCATGTCCCGGGATATCCCCCATGAGTTATGCTTCAAGAGAAGGACGGAAAGACCTCATGTAGATCCCGTCAACGCAATGCTCTCGTTTGGGTACTCGATGCTCTTTGGTACCTGCTATGTTTCTGTTCTTGGTGCATTCCTGGATCCTGATATCGGTTTGTTGCACGAGGGGAAAGGAACCCTTGTCCAGGATCTTATTGAGCCTTTGAAGGCGGAACTGGTTGACAGGGTTGTATTTCAGATTGCAAAAAAAACCCTGAACGCTTCTGATTATGAAGTGACAGCGGATCGTTGTATCTTATCCGAAGATATCACAAGGGAATTGATCGATCACTTTTACACGGGGATCAATGCGGAAACTATCAACGAATATATCTCCGGTTTCTGTGATTCCTTGAAGACCAATACTGAATTCAGAGTACCGTACTGA
- a CDS encoding phenylacetate--CoA ligase — protein sequence MYWNEKIETLKPDALHALQLRRLKKTINQAQNIDFYRNLFKTAGIQASTIKTLDDITKIPFTKKQDLRGGYPFGFFAVPLKKVVRIHTTSGTTGKPTVVGYTRKDLDTWSDLIARNMTMVGITDNDIFQNMVNYGMFTGGLGFHYGAEKIGMTVIPSATGNTKRQIEMINDFGVTTIHCTPSYAMHLSEVAEEMGTGLESLKTGLFGAESWSESTRKSLENRLGVTAYDSYGLSELFGPGVAFECPERNGLHIWHDSYLVEIIDPKTGEQLGDGERGELVVTPLVKEAMPLLRYRTGDITMVIDDGCLCRRGKKIARITGRSDDMLVIRGINVFPSQIEHVLLRIPEVGNQFMVYIDRINHLDEMTVEVEINRESFSGELADLARLQKKVVKELRDTLELRTTVTLVEPGSLPRFEGKAKRVIDRREAE from the coding sequence ATGTACTGGAATGAGAAGATAGAGACCCTGAAACCTGATGCCTTACATGCACTTCAACTCAGACGTTTGAAGAAAACAATAAATCAGGCCCAGAATATCGATTTTTACCGGAACCTGTTCAAGACCGCAGGTATTCAGGCATCCACGATAAAGACGCTGGATGATATAACGAAAATCCCTTTCACCAAGAAGCAGGATCTCAGGGGCGGGTATCCATTCGGATTCTTTGCTGTGCCCTTGAAAAAGGTTGTCCGGATCCATACAACATCGGGTACAACCGGAAAACCAACGGTTGTCGGATATACGAGAAAAGATCTCGATACCTGGTCCGATCTTATAGCCCGGAACATGACCATGGTGGGCATAACGGACAATGATATCTTCCAGAATATGGTCAATTACGGTATGTTTACCGGCGGTCTCGGGTTCCATTACGGGGCGGAAAAAATAGGGATGACGGTCATTCCCAGCGCAACCGGCAATACAAAACGCCAGATCGAGATGATAAATGACTTCGGGGTAACAACGATCCATTGCACACCCAGTTATGCCATGCACCTGTCAGAAGTGGCAGAAGAGATGGGAACAGGTCTTGAAAGCCTGAAAACCGGCCTTTTCGGGGCAGAGTCCTGGTCCGAGAGCACGAGAAAATCCCTGGAAAACCGGCTGGGTGTAACCGCCTATGATTCCTATGGCCTGAGCGAACTCTTCGGTCCCGGTGTGGCATTCGAATGTCCCGAGCGCAACGGCCTTCATATCTGGCACGACAGTTACCTTGTCGAGATCATTGATCCAAAGACCGGCGAACAGTTAGGAGACGGGGAGCGCGGAGAACTCGTAGTAACACCCCTGGTAAAAGAGGCAATGCCCCTGTTACGTTACCGCACCGGCGATATTACCATGGTGATCGATGACGGGTGCCTGTGCAGGAGGGGAAAGAAGATTGCGCGGATCACCGGCAGAAGCGATGACATGCTGGTCATCCGGGGAATCAACGTATTCCCGTCCCAGATAGAGCATGTCCTGCTCAGGATCCCGGAAGTGGGCAATCAATTTATGGTATATATCGACAGAATAAATCATCTTGACGAGATGACGGTCGAAGTGGAGATCAACCGGGAGTCCTTCAGCGGCGAACTGGCAGATCTTGCCCGGCTCCAGAAAAAAGTGGTCAAGGAGCTGCGGGACACGCTTGAACTGCGAACAACCGTTACTCTTGTGGAACCGGGATCCCTTCCCCGGTTCGAAGGAAAAGCAAAGAGAGTGATTGACCGGAGAGAAGCAGAATGA
- a CDS encoding phenylacetate--CoA ligase family protein, translating into MTYWDPRIERMPQADLKKMQYKLLKSLVYRLYSFSPFYHDRMKEQKVHPDDIRTLADVRKLPFMFKRDLRDNYPDKIFTASQEELVRYHVSSGTTGKPTVVGYTQHDLDIWTTSLARGLSSIGLGRGDVIQVSYGYGLFTGGLGMHYGAERIGATVLPTSVGNTERQIELMQDLKATAIACTPSYLLHMGEVAEKMGVSIKNDTCLKAGILGAEPWTESMRTRIEDWLGIKAYDIYGTSELSGPMYTECTEQQGFHIWSDIALVEIIDPKTEEPLEAGEKGEVTITMLQKEALPMIRYRIGDISSMDESVCSCGRTHPRIQRIQGRVDDMLIIRGINVFPSQIEYTLMTIPEVGQHFQIIVERKGALDDMLVRVELNKGSFSDKITDLMQVRRMVEHRLRNALNVNAEVELVEPGSLPRFEGKSKKVIDKRSM; encoded by the coding sequence ATGACTTACTGGGATCCGCGTATTGAGAGGATGCCCCAGGCAGACCTCAAAAAGATGCAGTACAAATTACTGAAAAGTCTGGTATACCGCCTGTACAGTTTCTCGCCTTTTTACCACGACCGGATGAAGGAGCAGAAGGTCCACCCTGATGATATCCGGACCCTTGCGGATGTCAGGAAACTGCCGTTCATGTTCAAACGCGATCTGCGGGACAACTATCCTGATAAGATCTTCACTGCATCACAGGAAGAACTTGTGAGATACCACGTCTCCTCGGGAACAACCGGAAAACCAACCGTTGTCGGGTATACACAGCACGATCTGGATATCTGGACAACCTCCCTTGCCCGGGGACTCTCATCGATCGGCCTCGGGAGAGGCGATGTTATCCAGGTGAGTTACGGGTATGGCCTGTTCACCGGAGGGCTCGGGATGCACTATGGTGCCGAACGCATAGGGGCAACCGTTCTCCCCACAAGTGTCGGCAACACGGAACGGCAGATCGAGCTCATGCAGGATCTCAAAGCCACGGCAATTGCCTGCACACCATCATATCTCCTCCATATGGGGGAAGTGGCCGAGAAGATGGGCGTGAGCATCAAGAACGACACCTGTCTCAAAGCAGGAATCCTCGGGGCGGAACCCTGGACCGAGAGTATGCGCACCCGGATCGAGGACTGGCTGGGAATCAAAGCCTATGATATCTACGGGACAAGCGAACTGTCCGGCCCTATGTATACGGAATGCACCGAACAACAGGGCTTTCACATCTGGTCGGATATCGCCCTTGTGGAGATAATTGATCCAAAAACAGAAGAGCCGCTTGAAGCCGGAGAGAAAGGAGAAGTCACCATAACCATGCTCCAGAAAGAGGCACTCCCCATGATCCGCTACCGGATCGGCGATATCTCTTCAATGGACGAATCCGTCTGCTCCTGCGGGAGAACACATCCCAGGATCCAGCGCATCCAGGGACGGGTGGATGACATGCTGATCATCAGGGGCATCAATGTATTCCCGTCACAGATTGAATACACCCTGATGACCATCCCGGAGGTAGGGCAGCACTTCCAGATCATTGTCGAACGCAAAGGGGCGCTTGATGATATGCTGGTCCGCGTGGAGCTCAACAAGGGATCCTTCAGCGACAAGATCACCGACCTGATGCAGGTCAGGCGGATGGTGGAGCACCGGCTCAGGAACGCACTGAACGTGAACGCAGAGGTGGAACTGGTTGAACCCGGTTCATTACCACGATTTGAGGGGAAATCGAAGAAAGTCATAGACAAGAGGTCGATGTAA
- a CDS encoding ACT domain-containing protein translates to MDTQKFVIRQISIFSENRPGRLAAIAHALGNEKINILAFSIAEANGFGVVRALVDHPEKAHDTLQSLGFNVAFTEVIAVKMKDKPGGLYDVAKILGDSGINIEYSYAYSGKDGAVLILRVDHVEEAIKKIRTSGATLLERTNFHG, encoded by the coding sequence ATGGACACGCAGAAATTCGTGATCAGGCAGATATCGATCTTCTCGGAAAACCGCCCGGGAAGGCTTGCGGCAATCGCCCATGCGCTCGGGAATGAGAAGATCAATATCCTTGCATTCAGTATTGCTGAGGCAAACGGCTTTGGAGTGGTAAGGGCACTTGTTGATCATCCCGAGAAAGCGCATGACACGTTACAGTCGCTGGGATTCAATGTTGCATTTACCGAGGTAATTGCCGTGAAAATGAAGGATAAACCCGGCGGTCTCTATGATGTTGCAAAAATTCTGGGCGACAGCGGGATCAACATCGAGTACTCGTACGCATACTCGGGAAAAGACGGTGCAGTCCTCATCCTCAGGGTAGACCATGTGGAAGAGGCAATAAAGAAGATCCGAACTTCAGGAGCCACACTTCTGGAGCGGACGAACTTTCACGGATAA
- the hxlA gene encoding 3-hexulose-6-phosphate synthase, producing MKKAVLQVALDLLELKRALQIAQEALDGGADWIEVGTPLIKSEGMQAVRALKDQHPDSVIVADMKIADTGTLEVEMAAKAGANVVCILADADDSVISEAVRASRLYGTQLMADLINVTEPVPRARQLESLGVDIICAHVGIDQQMIGRSSIDLLTTLSKDVHTTLAVAGGIDATTAGDAIKYGADIVIVGGGIVRSADVKGSTQRIRAEMDAPTLARVEKHSRDEEIRTLLMQVSSPNVTDAMHRKGAMQDLRSISGNVKMAGKAVTVQTLAGDWAKPVEAIDVAQKNDVIVINNDGCTHVAPWGELATMSCISKGVSGVVIDGAVRDVDDIRAMGFPIFAKATVPNAGEPKGFGEINTEIKCCGQQVSPGDWIIGDESGVVVIPASRAYEVARRALEVRKNEERIREEIRRGSTLSSVSELIKWEKK from the coding sequence ATGAAAAAAGCGGTTCTGCAGGTGGCACTGGATCTCCTTGAACTCAAAAGAGCTTTGCAGATCGCACAGGAAGCCCTTGATGGCGGAGCGGACTGGATTGAAGTCGGGACGCCCCTCATCAAGAGCGAGGGCATGCAGGCGGTCAGGGCACTCAAGGACCAGCATCCGGATTCTGTGATCGTGGCGGATATGAAGATCGCCGACACCGGGACCCTCGAAGTGGAGATGGCTGCAAAAGCCGGCGCCAATGTTGTCTGCATCCTTGCCGATGCCGATGATTCCGTTATCTCGGAAGCAGTGCGGGCTTCGCGCCTCTATGGAACCCAGCTCATGGCAGATCTCATCAATGTCACGGAACCGGTCCCCCGTGCCCGCCAGCTGGAATCCCTGGGTGTGGATATCATCTGCGCCCATGTGGGAATCGATCAGCAGATGATCGGCCGGAGTTCTATCGATCTTCTCACCACCCTGTCAAAGGATGTCCACACAACTCTTGCCGTTGCCGGGGGAATCGATGCAACAACGGCAGGGGACGCAATAAAATATGGCGCCGATATCGTGATCGTTGGCGGGGGAATCGTCCGTTCAGCGGATGTGAAGGGATCCACGCAGCGGATCCGGGCAGAGATGGATGCCCCTACGCTGGCACGCGTGGAAAAACATTCGCGGGATGAGGAGATCCGCACCCTTCTCATGCAGGTATCTTCCCCGAATGTTACCGACGCGATGCACCGGAAAGGTGCCATGCAGGATCTCAGGTCGATCTCCGGCAATGTGAAAATGGCGGGAAAAGCCGTAACCGTGCAGACTCTAGCCGGTGACTGGGCAAAGCCTGTTGAAGCGATCGACGTTGCACAAAAGAACGACGTCATTGTGATAAACAACGACGGGTGCACCCATGTGGCTCCCTGGGGGGAACTCGCAACGATGAGTTGCATAAGTAAAGGGGTTTCCGGCGTTGTTATCGATGGCGCGGTGCGGGATGTCGATGACATACGTGCCATGGGATTTCCAATCTTTGCAAAAGCAACGGTGCCCAATGCGGGAGAACCCAAAGGATTCGGGGAGATCAACACGGAGATTAAGTGCTGCGGGCAGCAGGTCTCACCCGGGGACTGGATAATCGGGGATGAGAGCGGGGTTGTGGTGATTCCCGCAAGCCGGGCATACGAGGTTGCCCGGCGGGCACTCGAAGTCCGCAAGAATGAAGAACGGATCCGCGAAGAGATCCGGAGAGGGAGCACCTTGTCTTCGGTCTCGGAACTGATAAAATGGGAAAAAAAGTGA